The Paralichthys olivaceus isolate ysfri-2021 chromosome 2, ASM2471397v2, whole genome shotgun sequence genomic interval AGAGATTACAGACATACCTGCAGTAGAGACACTGGACACTTGAGATTCCTGCCGTCAAGTTTCTTTTTCAGCAGCTATACATCTATATAATCCACTGAGCAGAAGAGGTGGTAGTACTGCATAAACAAGCacctgtttaaatgtgtaataCTTGATTGTGTGTACTGAATTCAAACGCAAGATGAGAGAGAGTCCTGAGGCACGAAGAATCATAAATCTTTAAATGATCCTCCCTGTCTCAGGATATCTTTAGCATGGAGAATTCTGAATCATTCATGTACCAATGTATTTaagttaataaaaacattgagaCTGATCtaaagaggtgaagaggaaatTACTCTTTTGTTTGggttgttttaatttattattcttagtttttatttaataatgtttgactgttttctgttttgtcttttttaccGCGGGCTGATCCAGGCTTGCCCAGGAGACTCCGGGCAACAAATCTGCTTtggaaaggaaaaacacaatctGCAATCAATCTGCTGCAAGACGATGTCCTCGTCGCAGACCCAGGGACAAAGTAagatttgtttctctgtgtccattCCATTTGGTCACTGAAAACTCAAACCACCACATTCGGAATCAGTTTCTTCCCCAAGTTCATTCGACCTCTTAtccaacacacaaaaaaacggCACAACTCTTATGATTTGACTCTTTATACTTTTTAAGTTATTCTTTGAGACTATATCGTATCCTTTTGAAGACAAAAATCACCAAGCAAAGGCTTAAGacaaatttttaaaaatacaacaaaaaaaaaaggctttattTCAGagtggagaagaggagaaagttgttttcttcaaaATGTGATGCGGTCaacattttttcatgttttctacCTGAGGCACCTTCTCCATTTTCATATCCTTCTTCcatctagatgtcactacagcAACCTCGCCTTCTCTCTGCTTGCTCATGTGATGGCCGAGCGGGTGGCCGGCGTTGACTACCAACGCTGGATCACAGACAACATCCTGGACCGGCTGGGAATGGAGGACACCGGCTTCGACATCACCCCTGGGCTGCAGACTCAAATGGCTGTAGGCGTGTACTCCAACGGGAAGCCAGCTCCGCTCTACGACCTGGGTTGGTACCGGCCTTCGGGTCAGATGTTCTCCACGGCGGCAGACTTGGCCAAACTTGCCATGATGCTGCTGGGTGCTTATCACCGCAAGCTGCTCGAGCCGGACTCTCTGAAGATCATGCTGATGCCACTCCTCAGGTGTGATAAGGACTACTTCGCCAACCGCACCGGGACTCCTTGGGAGGTGAATGAGCTGATGGGCTACGAGATGGTACGTAAAGATGGAGACCTGGACGGGTACTCTGCCACCTTTTCTCTGGTTCCCAGACTGAAGCTGGGTCTCGTCGTGCTCATGGCTGGCAGCAGGTCTCAGTCCCAGGATGTGGTCACCAAGGCCTACAGCCACATCATCCCGGCCATAGAAAAAGCCTTCAGGGAGGCAAGGAAGATCGTCTTTGCTCCGCCAAACCCAGACCCTTACATCGGCTTCTTCACCTACGGCAACATCACCTTCTACGAAATCAAAGTAGGGTCCGACGGAGTCCTCATCATGCAGCAGTTTGGGCCTCAGATTGAAGAGCTTATTCCAGAAAAGTTCAGGACAATAAAGCTCAACTACCTGGTGGACCGGGTCTTCAGAGTGGTGTTTGAGAAAGAGTATCCTTGTGTTTTGCAAGTCGGCTCAGCCTCCGTGTCCCTGGAAGCCCAGGATGGTCAATTATTTAACTTCTACACGTTTGACAAGCGTGGTCTATCCACTGGTTTTGATGCTCCGGGACTGAATACATATAATGTGGTCAGAATAGCCCGCAGGCCGTCTTTCTCAAGCTAAACTGCTGCAACGCTGTGGCCTAAAGACAAAGGGTATGACACTGTGTGGGGTTTGTGAACATTGAAAgaccaaatgaaaatgtttgaggtCAGAGAAAGGACTGAGCTCTTTATTTCCAGAGCGCACACAGGGAGAAAATGAATTCATTTTCCTTCTGAATGATATGTTATGTGACTGTTCTTTCTCCTTCATTGTCTCCTGATTGAGCATTCACTTTATGGTGATACAGTGCTTGTGCTTTTCCTGCCTTTGTTTCAACTGCTATTAGTCCTTGAGTTTTCATGAGTGAGAACAGAAGAACGGTCTCTCAATAATTGTGCTAATGTGCACATGTATATTTCTAtaaacatttcactttaaaatcTTGGGGCCATAATTGCAGCTCGACAAATATCATTGTCGCATACATATTTATCTATGGTGAGAAACCACCCAATTACATTTCTCTGTGGTGCTGTTTTTGTGGCAGGTAAAATTGGAACACTTTCACGGCAAATGTGTTATAGCTAAATAGAGAGCTGCTGATTTAATGCAGACAATCACGCACTTAGATGCGATTGAATGCAACATATTTTGGCTCCCGTAAAGCAGTGATTAAGGATACAGAGGCTTTTGGTTGCCAGTGTGATACTGTTTAATCCCTGAAAATGGACTCCTGATTCATCCTGACCTCTCACACCAATATGAATAATACACTGCcctggctgctgctggatgACAGATTCAAGTGGACAAAGAAAATGCTGTGCACAAGGCAGACACTTATCTTCTATGATAGATTGACTGTCTGGGGATGTGATGGAAACAAAGAAACTGTTGCTTAGTGCTAAAGCATCAGGTGCAACAAGTGCAATCGAGGGAATGTGAATGTCTgaaaattttttaaaaataaatgtactgtGTCCACTGATCAGACCACGAGTGAAATACTGAGGTTGAGCTGTACAATCCAACAT includes:
- the lactbl1b gene encoding putative beta-lactamase-like 1 isoform X1 — translated: MGKAGSKVLRETSVDGVQAPASPAAAAPAATVKFEGLTKSSRMKVKWTQLGLVFFLVLSLVMTGCFFWQYQLPKVLQDEGMGRNAKAEMICPRFPEPLPLEHPIPSLKEALEKVDVLLRQSINPISLPAMSAIVILNDTVLWTGNFGKRNSSDPLSGSPNEYTIYRIASLSKIFPTLMLYKLWEDGKIGSLDDPLEKYVENFTIKNPLGKSRDSELKYVTDGLIFLDSGEVQIRSSSVTLRRMASQLSGLPRRLRATNLLWKGKTQSAINLLQDDVLVADPGTKCHYSNLAFSLLAHVMAERVAGVDYQRWITDNILDRLGMEDTGFDITPGLQTQMAVGVYSNGKPAPLYDLGWYRPSGQMFSTAADLAKLAMMLLGAYHRKLLEPDSLKIMLMPLLRCDKDYFANRTGTPWEVNELMGYEMVRKDGDLDGYSATFSLVPRLKLGLVVLMAGSRSQSQDVVTKAYSHIIPAIEKAFREARKIVFAPPNPDPYIGFFTYGNITFYEIKVGSDGVLIMQQFGPQIEELIPEKFRTIKLNYLVDRVFRVVFEKEYPCVLQVGSASVSLEAQDGQLFNFYTFDKRGLSTGFDAPGLNTYNVVRIARRPSFSS
- the lactbl1b gene encoding putative beta-lactamase-like 1 isoform X2; the protein is MKVKWTQLGLVFFLVLSLVMTGCFFWQYQLPKVLQDEGMGRNAKAEMICPRFPEPLPLEHPIPSLKEALEKVDVLLRQSINPISLPAMSAIVILNDTVLWTGNFGKRNSSDPLSGSPNEYTIYRIASLSKIFPTLMLYKLWEDGKIGSLDDPLEKYVENFTIKNPLGKSRDSELKYVTDGLIFLDSGEVQIRSSSVTLRRMASQLSGLPRRLRATNLLWKGKTQSAINLLQDDVLVADPGTKCHYSNLAFSLLAHVMAERVAGVDYQRWITDNILDRLGMEDTGFDITPGLQTQMAVGVYSNGKPAPLYDLGWYRPSGQMFSTAADLAKLAMMLLGAYHRKLLEPDSLKIMLMPLLRCDKDYFANRTGTPWEVNELMGYEMVRKDGDLDGYSATFSLVPRLKLGLVVLMAGSRSQSQDVVTKAYSHIIPAIEKAFREARKIVFAPPNPDPYIGFFTYGNITFYEIKVGSDGVLIMQQFGPQIEELIPEKFRTIKLNYLVDRVFRVVFEKEYPCVLQVGSASVSLEAQDGQLFNFYTFDKRGLSTGFDAPGLNTYNVVRIARRPSFSS